A stretch of the Kroppenstedtia eburnea genome encodes the following:
- a CDS encoding putative hydro-lyase, protein MNKESMEDVRNAIRTGGWEGPTAGLAPGFVQANLVILPQSQAADFLLFCTRNPKPCPLLEVTDPGDPVPRKTAPGADLRTDLPRYRVWRHGELVEERREIRDLWREDAVAFLVGCSFSFESILLRSGVPVRHIEEGRNVPMYRTSIPCEPAGSFHGNLVVSMRPLPPREAIRAVEITSRYPQVHGAPVHLGDPAGIGIGDLNRPDYGDAVTVRPGELPVFWACGVTPQAVAVASRPEWMITHAPGHMLITDMKESELVN, encoded by the coding sequence ATGAACAAGGAAAGCATGGAAGACGTGCGAAACGCGATTCGCACCGGTGGCTGGGAGGGGCCCACCGCCGGACTGGCCCCCGGGTTTGTCCAGGCCAATCTGGTGATTCTCCCCCAATCCCAGGCCGCCGACTTTTTACTCTTTTGCACCCGCAACCCCAAGCCTTGTCCGCTGTTGGAAGTGACGGACCCGGGGGATCCGGTTCCGCGGAAAACGGCGCCGGGGGCCGATCTGCGGACGGATCTTCCCCGTTACCGGGTCTGGCGTCACGGGGAGTTGGTGGAAGAGCGGAGGGAGATCCGTGATCTCTGGCGGGAAGATGCAGTCGCCTTCCTGGTGGGATGCAGTTTTTCCTTTGAATCCATTCTGTTGCGGAGCGGGGTGCCCGTTCGTCATATCGAAGAGGGGAGAAATGTACCCATGTACCGCACTTCCATCCCCTGTGAACCGGCGGGCTCCTTCCATGGGAATCTGGTGGTCAGCATGCGTCCCCTCCCTCCCCGGGAGGCAATCCGTGCCGTGGAGATCACCTCCCGCTATCCACAGGTCCACGGGGCGCCGGTACATCTGGGGGATCCCGCCGGGATCGGCATCGGGGATCTGAACCGGCCGGATTACGGAGACGCGGTCACGGTCCGGCCGGGGGAACTCCCCGTCTTCTGGGCCTGCGGCGTCACCCCCCAGGCAGTGGCCGTTGCCAGCCGTCCCGAGTGGATGATCACCCACGCGCCGGGACATATGTTGATCACCGACATGAAAGAGAGTGAACTGGTGAACTAG
- a CDS encoding molybdopterin-binding protein, which yields MKSSLREVHVTEAVGMVLAHDLTQVVPGRFKGPRFRKGHVIREEDFETLLSIGKEHIYVMELAAGELHENDAARRIARAVGGPRLTLTAPSEGKVQLVADGEGLLKVDATRVHAINEVEQAVLSTLKTDIPVKEGEVVAASRVIPLIYPVERIEQVERIAAGGKGPVLEVLPFRRLKVGVVTTGSEIYHGRIRDRFGPVIQEKLQSFGSTVMGQTLAGDDKGLIQSQIRAFVDRGADLVLVTGGMSVDPDDRTPGAIASLGAEVISYGTPMLPGSMLMIAYYREIPILGLPGCVIHDAYTSFDLFLPRILAGEKVKREDIVRLGYGGLHSC from the coding sequence ATGAAAAGCTCCTTGCGGGAAGTGCATGTGACAGAGGCGGTGGGGATGGTGTTGGCTCACGACCTGACCCAAGTGGTCCCGGGGCGGTTTAAGGGACCCCGTTTCCGCAAAGGACACGTGATTCGGGAAGAGGATTTTGAAACCCTCTTGTCGATTGGAAAGGAACATATCTATGTGATGGAATTGGCGGCGGGGGAACTCCACGAGAATGACGCCGCCCGTCGGATCGCCCGGGCCGTCGGCGGCCCCCGGCTCACTCTGACTGCGCCGTCGGAAGGGAAGGTTCAGTTGGTTGCCGACGGGGAGGGGCTTTTAAAAGTGGACGCCACCCGGGTTCATGCCATCAATGAAGTGGAACAGGCGGTTTTATCCACTCTGAAAACGGACATACCGGTTAAAGAGGGAGAAGTGGTGGCTGCATCGAGGGTGATTCCGTTGATCTATCCTGTGGAACGGATCGAACAGGTGGAGCGGATTGCCGCCGGGGGAAAAGGGCCGGTTCTGGAGGTGCTCCCATTCCGGCGCTTGAAGGTGGGAGTGGTCACCACCGGCAGTGAAATCTACCATGGTCGCATCCGGGATCGGTTCGGCCCGGTGATCCAGGAGAAGCTTCAATCTTTCGGTTCCACCGTGATGGGACAGACACTGGCCGGTGACGACAAAGGATTGATCCAGTCCCAGATCCGCGCCTTTGTGGATCGGGGAGCCGATCTGGTCCTGGTGACCGGGGGCATGTCCGTCGACCCCGATGACCGGACCCCCGGTGCCATCGCATCCCTCGGTGCAGAAGTGATCAGCTATGGAACCCCGATGTTGCCGGGGTCCATGTTGATGATCGCTTATTATCGGGAGATTCCAATCCTGGGTCTTCCCGGTTGTGTGATTCATGATGCATACACTTCCTTTGATCTCTTCTTGCCCCGCATTCTGGCCGGGGAGAAGGTGAAACGGGAGGATATCGTCCGGTTGGGTTACGGCGGGTTGCATTCATGCTGA
- a CDS encoding recombinase family protein, which translates to MTVRGYTRVSTGEQNPGRQIQSLKEAVPKFSIWIRNRPELERMMEELEPGDEVIIHEMSRFSRSVTDTDHLVKEIRGKGATLRSLTEPWLTADDSPQSELLMNIFSSLAQFERKMAPQRQREGIEIAKKKGVHKGRPAKYTKNNARVRVALEEFAKGTRPVR; encoded by the coding sequence GTGACAGTGAGAGGGTATACTCGTGTCTCGACCGGAGAGCAAAATCCCGGTCGGCAAATCCAGTCTCTGAAGGAAGCGGTGCCGAAATTCTCTATCTGGATCCGGAACCGACCGGAGCTGGAGCGTATGATGGAAGAACTGGAACCGGGCGATGAAGTCATCATTCATGAAATGTCTCGTTTCTCTCGTTCGGTGACAGACACCGATCATCTGGTGAAGGAGATCAGAGGGAAAGGCGCCACGCTCCGATCCCTCACCGAACCCTGGCTGACAGCAGACGATTCACCACAGTCGGAACTGCTCATGAACATCTTCTCTTCGCTCGCTCAGTTTGAACGGAAGATGGCGCCTCAACGGCAGCGGGAGGGTATTGAAATCGCCAAGAAAAAAGGCGTGCACAAGGGCAGGCCAGCCAAGTATACGAAGAACAACGCCCGGGTCCGAGTCGCACTAGAGGAGTTTGCGAAGGGAACTCGGCCCGTCCGGTAA
- a CDS encoding ABC-F family ATP-binding cassette domain-containing protein, whose protein sequence is MKLSILQVNHIDKSFGATPVLKDISLQVGEKERVGLIGPNGAGKSTLLKVITSRIPADSGEIHIPKKARVGYLAQSMEPEAEGTVWDEVMKAFLHLRKMEIQLRELEQEMGRPSVLADERRYLQVTEQYARLQESFEKAGGYSYEARARGALTGLGLGGLNWQDTSVHTLSGGQKTRLALARLLLEQPDLIILDEPTNYLDMDALAWLEQTLDSYPGALLVVSHDRYFLDRIVSVIYELDRTRITRYKGNYTQYVRQREEQIALQEKAYEQQQQEIRRMEEFVQRNMARASTTKRAQSRQKALERMERIERPPGDRKKAAIRFIPSVTSGQQVLKTEDLAVGYDSAHPLIAPANLRLERGDRIALLGRNGTGKSTLLKTLANALPPLSGKVTFGTQVRLDYYDQEQEELNEQETVLEEVWQAHPKLDQTEVRSYLGQFLFTGEDVFKRVASLSGGEKARLSLLKRLLNRANLLLMDEPTNHLDLESKERLEEGLESFPGTLLFISHDRYFINRLATGIWEVKEGRICVFDGTYEEFLEQKKERIASEADSAKRVVDYAEETRQKRMKERAERRRREEADRLEEEIEALEAEKARIQEELCREEIYTRPEESAPRQRRLTELEASLAEKTERWAEIAE, encoded by the coding sequence ATGAAATTGAGTATCCTGCAAGTGAATCATATCGACAAATCCTTCGGCGCAACCCCGGTCTTGAAGGATATCAGCCTCCAGGTGGGAGAGAAGGAACGGGTCGGCCTGATCGGACCCAATGGGGCCGGAAAGTCCACCCTTTTAAAGGTGATCACCTCCCGCATCCCCGCGGACAGCGGCGAGATCCACATCCCCAAAAAGGCCCGTGTCGGCTATCTGGCGCAAAGTATGGAGCCGGAGGCGGAGGGGACGGTCTGGGATGAGGTGATGAAAGCCTTCCTCCACCTCAGGAAGATGGAGATCCAACTGCGGGAACTGGAACAGGAGATGGGCCGACCCTCCGTACTCGCCGATGAGAGGCGCTATCTCCAAGTGACGGAACAGTACGCCCGCTTGCAGGAATCCTTTGAAAAAGCAGGGGGATACAGCTATGAAGCCCGGGCCCGGGGCGCCCTCACCGGTCTGGGACTGGGTGGGCTCAACTGGCAAGATACCTCGGTCCACACCTTGAGCGGCGGCCAGAAAACCCGGCTCGCCCTGGCCCGTCTGCTCCTGGAACAGCCGGATTTGATCATCCTGGATGAGCCGACCAACTATCTGGATATGGATGCCCTGGCCTGGCTGGAACAGACACTGGACAGTTACCCCGGTGCCTTGCTGGTCGTCTCCCATGACCGGTATTTTCTTGACCGGATCGTCTCGGTCATCTATGAATTGGATCGCACCCGCATCACCCGCTACAAAGGAAACTACACCCAATATGTCCGGCAGCGGGAAGAGCAGATCGCCCTGCAGGAAAAGGCATATGAACAGCAACAGCAGGAAATCCGACGGATGGAAGAGTTCGTGCAGCGCAATATGGCCCGGGCCTCCACCACCAAACGGGCCCAGAGTCGGCAAAAAGCCCTGGAGCGGATGGAACGGATCGAGCGCCCTCCCGGTGACAGAAAAAAGGCGGCGATCCGCTTCATCCCTTCTGTCACCAGCGGACAACAAGTGTTGAAAACGGAAGACCTCGCGGTGGGATATGATTCCGCCCACCCCCTCATCGCCCCCGCCAACCTCCGGCTGGAGCGGGGGGATCGAATCGCTCTGCTCGGCCGCAACGGAACCGGCAAGTCCACCTTGTTGAAAACCCTCGCCAACGCTCTTCCGCCCCTTTCGGGAAAGGTCACCTTCGGCACCCAGGTCCGCCTGGATTACTACGATCAGGAGCAGGAGGAATTGAATGAGCAAGAGACGGTGCTGGAGGAGGTGTGGCAGGCCCACCCCAAGCTGGACCAGACGGAAGTCCGCTCCTACCTGGGCCAATTCCTGTTCACCGGAGAGGACGTATTCAAGCGGGTCGCCTCCCTCAGCGGCGGCGAGAAAGCCCGTCTCTCCCTGCTGAAACGCCTCCTGAACCGGGCCAACCTGCTCCTGATGGACGAACCGACCAACCATCTGGATCTGGAGAGCAAGGAACGGCTGGAGGAAGGGTTGGAGTCTTTCCCGGGCACTCTGCTCTTCATCTCCCATGACCGCTACTTCATCAACCGATTGGCCACCGGGATCTGGGAAGTGAAGGAAGGACGCATCTGTGTCTTCGACGGAACCTACGAAGAATTTCTGGAACAGAAGAAGGAGCGGATCGCTTCCGAGGCCGACTCTGCAAAACGCGTGGTCGATTATGCCGAGGAGACCCGGCAAAAACGGATGAAAGAGCGGGCAGAGCGCCGTCGCCGGGAAGAAGCCGACCGGCTGGAAGAGGAAATCGAAGCCCTGGAAGCGGAGAAAGCCCGGATTCAGGAGGAGCTGTGTCGGGAAGAGATTTACACCCGCCCGGAGGAAAGCGCCCCCCGGCAACGCCGCCTCACCGAGCTGGAAGCCTCCCTTGCGGAGAAAACGGAGCGCTGGGCGGAGATTGCGGAATAA
- a CDS encoding isochorismatase, whose protein sequence is MKSRFHREIRDGFRPFFKEKKSLTPGKVRLQWSTHGYQVILVADAHSTTDNGVLTAEQIVAHHNRTLNVLENPDHYIQVLPSEEIRFGSRRI, encoded by the coding sequence ATGAAGTCTAGATTTCATCGGGAAATCAGAGATGGATTTCGACCTTTTTTCAAGGAAAAGAAAAGTCTCACCCCGGGTAAGGTGAGACTGCAGTGGAGCACTCACGGCTACCAAGTCATTCTGGTAGCGGACGCCCACTCGACCACGGACAACGGCGTCCTGACCGCGGAACAGATCGTCGCCCACCACAACCGAACCCTGAATGTGCTGGAAAATCCGGATCATTACATTCAGGTGCTCCCCTCTGAAGAGATCCGGTTCGGATCACGGCGGATATAA
- a CDS encoding 5-formyltetrahydrofolate cyclo-ligase, whose product MGAEKDELRTRLLSLREGMDPAVARRESAAVCGVLGADPVYQEAEKILFYMPHKGEVDLRPLMELGWREGKQVVLPRSLPRTRELELYRIESFRDVAQGTYGIREPVPTAGNRVAPEEVELVVVPGVGFDKAGYRLGYGGGYYDRFFAGPGGDAIRIGAAYSFQWVSTVYPEPHDQPLNGVATPSGICKVERQGDTWRDQ is encoded by the coding sequence ATGGGTGCCGAAAAAGACGAGCTTCGGACCCGTCTGCTCTCCTTGCGGGAGGGGATGGATCCGGCCGTCGCCAGGAGGGAGTCCGCTGCCGTCTGCGGTGTGCTGGGGGCGGATCCTGTCTATCAGGAAGCGGAAAAGATTCTTTTCTATATGCCCCACAAAGGGGAGGTGGATCTTCGTCCGTTGATGGAGCTGGGATGGCGGGAGGGAAAGCAAGTGGTTCTCCCCCGGTCGCTTCCCCGCACCCGGGAATTGGAACTGTACCGGATCGAAAGTTTCCGGGACGTGGCCCAAGGTACTTACGGCATCCGGGAGCCGGTGCCGACCGCTGGCAACCGGGTGGCTCCGGAGGAGGTGGAGCTGGTGGTGGTGCCGGGAGTCGGCTTTGACAAAGCGGGTTATCGTCTGGGGTACGGCGGCGGTTATTATGATCGATTCTTCGCCGGTCCCGGCGGAGATGCGATCCGGATCGGGGCGGCCTATTCCTTTCAATGGGTGTCCACCGTCTACCCGGAGCCCCACGATCAACCACTGAACGGGGTGGCGACTCCCTCAGGGATCTGCAAGGTGGAGAGGCAAGGAGATACATGGAGGGATCAATAA
- a CDS encoding LamB/YcsF family protein yields the protein MKELNRLQPSATEWTVDLNSDLGESFGHYVMGQDEAILHHVTSANIACGFHGGDHNVMRRTVRLAVEQGVALGAHPGLPDLLGFGRRSMAVEPEDVFNMTVYQVGALQSFAALEGKRLQHVKPHGALYNMAGKEPAVAQAIAEAVAAVDKGLILFGLAGSQLVKAGEKAGLRVAREVFADRTVQADGSLTPRNRPGACIEDPEQAVRRVVRMVKEGKVTAVDGTEVDIEADTVCVHGDDPRALAFAKGLRKGLEEQGIRVRRIGER from the coding sequence GTGAAGGAGTTGAACCGGCTGCAGCCGTCTGCGACGGAATGGACCGTCGATCTGAACAGTGATCTGGGAGAAAGCTTTGGCCACTATGTCATGGGACAGGATGAGGCGATTTTGCATCATGTCACCTCAGCCAACATCGCCTGTGGATTCCACGGGGGAGATCACAATGTGATGCGACGGACGGTCCGGCTGGCGGTGGAACAGGGAGTCGCCCTGGGAGCCCATCCCGGTCTGCCGGACTTGCTCGGATTTGGGCGCCGATCGATGGCGGTCGAACCGGAGGATGTGTTCAATATGACGGTTTACCAGGTGGGTGCCTTGCAAAGTTTCGCCGCTCTGGAGGGAAAGCGGTTGCAACATGTAAAACCCCATGGGGCCCTCTACAATATGGCAGGCAAGGAACCTGCGGTGGCCCAGGCGATTGCCGAGGCGGTGGCCGCAGTGGACAAGGGGCTGATCCTCTTCGGCCTGGCGGGAAGCCAATTGGTGAAAGCGGGGGAAAAGGCAGGGCTCCGGGTGGCACGGGAGGTGTTTGCCGACCGGACGGTTCAAGCCGATGGGAGCCTGACTCCCCGGAACCGTCCCGGAGCCTGTATCGAGGATCCGGAGCAGGCAGTCCGCCGGGTGGTCCGAATGGTGAAGGAAGGAAAAGTGACGGCGGTGGACGGGACAGAGGTGGATATTGAGGCGGACACGGTCTGTGTCCACGGGGATGATCCCCGGGCTCTGGCCTTTGCGAAAGGGTTGCGCAAGGGACTGGAGGAACAGGGAATCCGGGTCCGCAGGATCGGAGAGAGATGA
- a CDS encoding Asp23/Gls24 family envelope stress response protein, with product MAGSRKGGDQVGAPEREVQGALEAAVAAAAANTEGIQKVTGCEVEVKSPESLVREGERAVTVRLKMVVEYGANIPEVGKRVAGGVRQTIFRISGWGLSEIVLEVEDVYLPDHTAEEGPEKG from the coding sequence ATGGCCGGTTCACGGAAAGGCGGGGATCAAGTGGGTGCACCGGAAAGAGAGGTGCAGGGGGCGCTGGAAGCCGCCGTCGCAGCCGCCGCGGCAAACACTGAAGGGATCCAAAAGGTGACCGGTTGTGAAGTGGAAGTGAAAAGCCCGGAATCTTTGGTGCGGGAAGGGGAGAGAGCGGTCACTGTCCGGCTGAAAATGGTGGTGGAGTACGGTGCCAACATCCCGGAGGTCGGGAAAAGAGTGGCCGGAGGAGTCCGGCAGACCATCTTCCGGATCTCCGGATGGGGCTTGTCCGAGATCGTATTGGAAGTGGAAGATGTTTACCTCCCGGATCACACTGCAGAAGAGGGGCCGGAGAAGGGATAA
- the pxpB gene encoding 5-oxoprolinase subunit PxpB, producing the protein MAIKIQPVGDGGLRIGFGERIDPEINREIRSFVNELERNPIPGVVEWVPTYCAVTVYYQPHRIRFRELCQQLEAIGKRRVPVTEEDARVVELPVVYGGEYGPDLESVARKNGLSPQEVIRLHSDPSYRVYMLGFVPGFPYLGGMSERIATPRLKDPRPRIPAGSVGIAGSQTGVYPLETPGGWRIIGRTPVRLYDPDRNPPVLLRAGDLVRFRPIPVETYREMEVKGCEGVEPAAAVCDGMDRRSEQ; encoded by the coding sequence TTGGCGATCAAAATCCAACCGGTGGGGGATGGCGGGCTTCGGATCGGTTTTGGAGAGAGGATAGATCCGGAGATCAACCGGGAAATACGAAGTTTTGTCAATGAACTGGAACGCAACCCGATTCCCGGGGTGGTGGAGTGGGTTCCCACCTATTGTGCCGTGACGGTTTACTACCAACCTCACCGGATTCGTTTTCGGGAATTGTGTCAGCAGCTGGAGGCGATTGGGAAGAGAAGAGTGCCGGTGACGGAGGAAGATGCGCGGGTGGTGGAGCTGCCTGTGGTTTACGGAGGGGAGTATGGACCTGATCTGGAGAGTGTGGCACGGAAGAACGGCCTCTCTCCCCAAGAAGTGATCCGGCTCCACTCTGATCCCTCCTATCGGGTTTATATGTTGGGGTTTGTTCCCGGATTTCCCTATCTGGGGGGGATGTCGGAGAGGATTGCCACTCCGCGTTTAAAGGACCCCCGCCCCCGGATTCCGGCAGGCTCCGTGGGGATTGCCGGCTCCCAGACCGGAGTCTACCCATTGGAAACCCCTGGGGGGTGGCGGATCATCGGAAGAACGCCGGTCCGCCTGTACGATCCGGACCGGAATCCGCCGGTTTTGTTGCGGGCGGGGGATTTGGTTCGGTTCCGACCGATCCCCGTGGAAACATACCGGGAGATGGAGGTGAAGGGCTGTGAAGGAGTTGAACCGGCTGCAGCCGTCTGCGACGGAATGGACCGTCGATCTGAACAGTGA
- a CDS encoding N-acetylmuramoyl-L-alanine amidase, which produces MAIIVLDPGHGGTDPGAVNGSCQEKKYTLDIALKVRSYLQNNYQATVLMTRTTDTTVSLASRTAYANNNGADYFVSIHINAGGGTGFESFIYDGSVSSNTIAWRQTLHDTIISRIGSKWSVTDRGKKRANFHVLRETSMPAVLTENLFIDTTQDLNKLNNASFITDLANATGEGIAKALVLPRKSTVETLPSF; this is translated from the coding sequence TTGGCGATTATTGTGTTGGATCCGGGGCATGGTGGAACTGATCCCGGAGCTGTAAACGGGAGTTGCCAAGAAAAGAAATACACCTTGGACATTGCTCTGAAAGTGCGCAGCTATCTGCAAAACAACTATCAGGCCACAGTATTGATGACTCGAACCACGGACACGACCGTCAGTCTGGCTAGTCGAACAGCCTATGCGAACAACAACGGCGCCGATTACTTCGTTTCCATTCACATCAACGCCGGCGGTGGGACAGGCTTTGAATCCTTCATCTACGATGGATCTGTCTCCAGTAACACGATCGCTTGGAGGCAAACACTTCATGACACGATTATCAGTCGAATTGGAAGCAAGTGGAGCGTGACCGATCGAGGCAAGAAACGTGCGAACTTCCACGTTCTGCGGGAAACGTCAATGCCTGCAGTACTGACAGAAAATCTCTTCATCGACACCACTCAGGATCTAAATAAATTGAACAACGCTTCTTTTATCACGGACCTTGCAAACGCAACCGGAGAAGGGATTGCTAAAGCCTTAGTCCTGCCGCGGAAGTCTACAGTTGAAACTTTGCCGTCCTTCTAG
- a CDS encoding biotin-dependent carboxyltransferase family protein, with protein MITVIKPGLLTTVQDLGRTGYQQYGMVVAGAMDSYSLQVGNLLVGNRRGEAGLEITWLGPVLRFEEEAVIALTGADLGPLLDGKPVPLWKSISIGKGQELRFKGPVAGMRTYLCVAGGIRVPTVMGSRSTYLKGRIGGVHGRALQSGDVLETGRSPQPADRVGRQPAPSMRPRYGKDIRLRVIPGPQAEAFTEEGIHTFYHADFEVTSRSDRMGYRLDGPVIGHRAGADIISDAIAPGAVQIPAEGRPIILMADRQTTGGYTKIATVISVDLPRLAQAGPGTRITFHEVGVDEAQELAVEQESLLKILELGIRSK; from the coding sequence ATGATCACAGTGATAAAACCGGGCTTGCTGACCACGGTTCAGGATCTGGGACGGACGGGTTATCAGCAGTACGGCATGGTGGTGGCGGGAGCGATGGATTCCTACTCCCTCCAGGTGGGAAACTTGTTGGTGGGCAATCGGCGCGGCGAGGCGGGATTGGAGATTACCTGGTTGGGCCCGGTCCTACGCTTTGAGGAGGAGGCGGTGATTGCTCTGACCGGCGCGGATCTGGGCCCCCTCCTGGACGGAAAGCCGGTGCCTCTCTGGAAAAGCATCTCCATCGGGAAAGGACAGGAGTTGCGATTTAAGGGACCGGTGGCAGGGATGCGCACCTATCTCTGTGTTGCGGGAGGGATCCGGGTTCCCACCGTGATGGGAAGCCGATCCACCTATCTCAAAGGGCGGATCGGGGGAGTTCACGGGCGGGCCTTGCAATCCGGGGATGTCCTGGAGACAGGGCGGTCCCCGCAGCCCGCCGACAGGGTCGGCCGCCAACCGGCCCCTTCCATGCGTCCCCGCTATGGGAAGGACATCCGGTTGCGTGTCATTCCCGGTCCCCAGGCAGAAGCGTTTACGGAAGAGGGGATCCATACTTTCTATCATGCTGATTTTGAAGTGACTTCCCGGTCGGATCGGATGGGTTACCGTCTGGATGGCCCGGTCATCGGCCACCGCGCCGGTGCCGATATCATCTCCGACGCCATCGCCCCCGGGGCGGTTCAGATTCCGGCGGAAGGGCGCCCCATCATCCTGATGGCGGATCGGCAGACCACCGGGGGATACACCAAAATCGCTACAGTGATCTCCGTCGATCTGCCCCGCTTGGCCCAGGCAGGTCCGGGAACCCGCATCACATTTCACGAGGTGGGTGTGGATGAAGCCCAGGAGCTGGCGGTGGAGCAGGAAAGTCTGTTGAAGATCCTGGAGCTCGGAATCCGGTCAAAGTGA
- a CDS encoding vWA domain-containing protein: protein MPKLKHWGTGWLIAVLVFSSGCSLPSPFADTGKKEVSPSKAEESKPEDSGKSESSVQLEQIPSALKDLQHIREGAGRYGGDAYDLNKIRPELKKIPKYVNADELHKRLLNLMAEDYRPSIHALETFDTSIIDVADGPGGIRALKVPESQEVNIMILLDSSGSMADKVKGGVKMDLAKKAVKEFASNMPEGANVSLVVYGHKGSNAGADKKVSCESIEEIYPLAAYDGKTFQGSLDKFQPTGWTPLAGSMKLAQEKLASHTGSNVQNIVYVVSDGVETCDGDPVKAAEELNESNMKAVVNIIGFDVDNEGQKALKEVADAGGGTYKTVGSKVGLQEYFEGEYDRLYDQWGKWARDHYDKAQYVASIKYDRAGNLKQALYEQAEKEKHHLYAATEYLKEKHDFDYDVISEVQSRIYERRDTLQSYSIDQRDALQVEVIEKRDQIQNKVTNKRDTEQNELSNSR from the coding sequence TTGCCCAAGCTCAAACACTGGGGAACCGGTTGGTTGATCGCGGTACTGGTCTTCAGTTCCGGTTGTTCTCTGCCCAGCCCCTTTGCCGACACCGGCAAGAAAGAGGTCTCGCCATCCAAAGCAGAAGAGTCCAAGCCAGAGGACTCCGGGAAATCGGAATCATCCGTCCAATTGGAGCAAATTCCCTCCGCCCTGAAAGATTTGCAACACATCCGGGAGGGAGCCGGCCGTTACGGAGGGGACGCCTATGATCTGAACAAGATCCGGCCCGAACTGAAGAAAATCCCCAAGTATGTCAACGCCGATGAACTGCACAAACGGCTCCTCAACCTGATGGCGGAGGATTACCGTCCGTCGATTCATGCCCTGGAGACCTTTGACACCTCCATCATCGATGTGGCCGACGGGCCCGGAGGCATCCGTGCCTTGAAGGTGCCGGAGAGTCAGGAAGTGAACATCATGATCCTGCTCGACTCCAGCGGCAGCATGGCCGACAAGGTGAAAGGCGGGGTCAAGATGGACCTGGCCAAAAAAGCGGTGAAGGAGTTCGCTTCCAACATGCCGGAAGGAGCCAATGTCTCCCTGGTCGTCTACGGCCACAAGGGCTCCAACGCCGGGGCGGACAAAAAAGTCTCCTGCGAAAGCATCGAGGAGATCTATCCCCTGGCCGCTTATGACGGGAAAACCTTTCAGGGTTCCCTGGACAAGTTCCAACCCACCGGGTGGACTCCCCTGGCCGGTTCCATGAAATTGGCCCAAGAGAAGCTGGCCTCCCACACGGGAAGCAACGTCCAGAATATCGTATATGTGGTCAGCGACGGCGTGGAAACCTGTGACGGCGATCCGGTGAAAGCGGCTGAGGAACTGAACGAATCCAACATGAAAGCCGTGGTCAACATCATCGGCTTCGATGTGGACAACGAGGGACAGAAAGCCCTGAAAGAAGTGGCGGACGCCGGCGGCGGCACTTACAAGACCGTCGGTTCCAAGGTGGGGCTTCAGGAGTATTTTGAGGGGGAGTACGACCGCCTGTACGACCAATGGGGCAAATGGGCCCGCGACCATTACGACAAGGCCCAGTATGTGGCCAGCATCAAGTATGATCGGGCCGGTAACCTCAAACAAGCACTTTACGAACAGGCGGAAAAAGAGAAACATCATCTCTATGCGGCCACTGAATACCTCAAAGAGAAGCATGACTTCGACTATGATGTGATCAGTGAGGTCCAATCCCGGATCTATGAGCGCAGAGACACGCTCCAAAGCTACTCCATCGACCAACGGGACGCATTGCAGGTCGAAGTGATCGAGAAGCGAGACCAGATCCAAAACAAAGTCACCAATAAGCGTGACACAGAGCAGAATGAACTCTCCAACTCCCGATAA